A window from Pseudomonas moraviensis encodes these proteins:
- a CDS encoding TolC family outer membrane protein produces MRSLLLLAAPFALAASFVQAQSLPEAMQQALDVHPEIQAGVNSRLAADYQLKAAKGGYLPKVDLLGGYGREGTDSVTTRANGGGNHWETLNRSESSLRLSQMVFDGFATSNEVARQQANVSSRAYSLLGTSERTALTVAQVYLDVLTRREFVRLAEENLKSHQRIYDQIQLRTQRGVGSGADLDQAEARMAQARNNLITEQTNLADAETNFLSAVGQMPDQLERPAPFMAMMPANLNEARAQMLENSPILRSAESDIAAAEKQFATAKSTFYPRFDAELGRTADNDLDGQNGHNNEWQAMLRMRFNLYSGGSNKADLESKSYLANQALDIRNNALRQLNEELGLAWNALNNANAQVPIAQQYVDHSTSVRTAYQRQFSLGERTLLDLLDSENELFTASRRLAEIKNIQLFTQYRIKATMGQLLKSQGVVAPLASVVQNDVKPKVQLPGMN; encoded by the coding sequence ATGCGTTCGCTTTTGCTCCTTGCTGCTCCCTTCGCTCTCGCCGCCTCCTTTGTACAAGCACAATCCTTACCAGAAGCCATGCAACAGGCGCTGGATGTCCATCCGGAGATTCAGGCGGGGGTCAACAGTCGATTGGCGGCGGATTATCAATTAAAGGCGGCGAAAGGAGGATACCTGCCCAAGGTCGATCTGCTGGGCGGTTATGGCCGTGAAGGTACTGACAGCGTGACGACCCGAGCGAACGGTGGCGGCAATCATTGGGAGACTTTGAACCGCAGCGAGTCAAGTTTACGTCTCTCGCAAATGGTTTTTGACGGTTTTGCGACGTCCAACGAAGTCGCGCGTCAACAAGCCAACGTCAGCTCCCGTGCTTACTCCCTGCTCGGCACTTCCGAGCGCACCGCGCTGACCGTCGCCCAGGTGTATCTGGACGTGTTGACCCGCCGTGAATTCGTCCGTCTGGCCGAGGAAAACCTCAAGAGCCACCAGCGCATCTACGACCAGATCCAGTTGCGCACCCAGCGCGGCGTCGGCAGCGGTGCCGACCTCGATCAGGCCGAAGCACGCATGGCCCAGGCCCGCAACAACCTGATCACCGAACAGACCAACCTGGCCGATGCGGAAACCAACTTCCTCAGCGCCGTCGGCCAGATGCCAGACCAGCTCGAGCGGCCGGCGCCGTTCATGGCGATGATGCCGGCCAACCTCAACGAAGCCCGCGCGCAGATGCTGGAAAACAGCCCGATCCTGCGCTCCGCCGAGTCGGACATCGCCGCTGCCGAAAAGCAGTTCGCCACCGCGAAATCGACCTTCTACCCGCGCTTCGACGCCGAACTGGGGCGCACCGCGGATAACGATCTCGACGGCCAGAACGGCCACAACAACGAATGGCAGGCCATGCTGCGCATGCGCTTCAACCTGTATTCCGGCGGCAGCAACAAAGCTGATCTGGAATCCAAGTCGTACCTGGCCAACCAGGCGCTGGACATCCGCAACAACGCCCTGCGCCAGTTGAACGAAGAGCTTGGCCTGGCCTGGAATGCGCTGAACAACGCCAACGCCCAGGTGCCGATTGCCCAGCAGTACGTCGACCACAGCACTTCGGTGCGTACCGCCTACCAGCGTCAATTCAGCCTCGGCGAGCGCACCCTGCTGGACTTGCTCGACAGCGAAAACGAGTTGTTCACCGCCTCGCGGCGTCTGGCAGAAATCAAGAACATTCAGTTATTTACTCAGTACCGAATCAAGGCGACCATGGGCCAATTGCTCAAAAGCCAGGGAGTGGTCGCGCCGTTGGCATCCGTTGTGCAGAACGACGTGAAGCCCAAGGTCCAGCTGCCTGGGATGAACTGA
- a CDS encoding type I secretion system permease/ATPase → MESEVSRVQLSHDPRALHDDPLLDGLLALCMLHQKPASAAMLTTGLPLPKQRLSVELLPRAAARAGLQGRVLQRKLEEIPAIAMPALLLLKDGRSAVLLGWQGENDARVLLSESDGGESVVSRELLTDDYTGKVFFAQPQHKFDVNHGTLIPRARSWFRDTLKRSRWLYADAIAASFLINIIAMAAPLFVMNVYDRVVPNQAEATLWVLALGITGAYIFDLILKSLRSLCLDLAGKKTDLIISATLFERIVGMAMKYRPARVGSFAQNIHEFQSLRDFLASLTLTSLIDLPFTILIFIVIAILGGHLVWIPVLAFPIALLIGYALQKPLIATMERTMALGAERQSSLIETLAGLDAVKVNNAESERQYQWEQTIGTLSRLELRVKMLSGLAMNITLLIQQLAGVIMIVFGVYQIIAGNLSMGGLIACYMLSGRALSPLASLSGLLTRYQQARVTMTSVDQMMELPQERNFEERPLSRKVLQGAIECRQLSFTYPDQQNPALKNINLVIRPGEKIGIIGRSGSGKSSLAKLLVGLYQPDDGALLVDGVDIRQIDVSELRYNIGYVPQDIQLLSGTLRDNLVSGARYVEDELVLQAAELAGVHEFARLHPQGYELQVGERGQNLSGGQRQNVALARALLLNPPILLMDEPTSAMDNTGEERLKQRLAAVVENKTVVLVTHRASLLSLVDRLLVIDRGQILADGPKAAVMEALKKGQISVA, encoded by the coding sequence GTGGAATCAGAAGTCAGTCGAGTTCAACTCAGCCATGATCCACGCGCGTTGCATGACGATCCGTTGCTGGATGGTCTGCTCGCCCTGTGCATGCTGCACCAGAAGCCTGCCAGCGCAGCGATGCTGACCACCGGCCTGCCGCTGCCCAAACAACGTTTGAGTGTCGAGTTGCTGCCCCGCGCAGCGGCTCGCGCCGGCCTGCAGGGGCGGGTGCTGCAGCGCAAGCTCGAAGAGATTCCGGCGATCGCCATGCCCGCGCTGTTGCTGCTCAAGGATGGCCGCAGTGCCGTCCTGCTCGGCTGGCAGGGCGAAAACGATGCGCGGGTGCTGCTCAGCGAAAGCGATGGCGGCGAATCGGTGGTCAGCCGCGAACTGCTGACCGACGATTACACCGGCAAAGTGTTCTTCGCCCAGCCGCAGCACAAATTCGACGTCAACCACGGCACGCTGATCCCGCGGGCACGCTCGTGGTTTCGCGATACCCTCAAGCGTTCGCGCTGGCTCTACGCCGATGCGATCGCCGCGAGTTTCCTGATCAACATCATCGCCATGGCCGCGCCGCTGTTCGTGATGAACGTCTACGACCGCGTGGTGCCGAACCAGGCCGAAGCGACCCTGTGGGTGCTGGCGCTGGGCATCACCGGCGCTTACATCTTCGATCTGATCCTCAAGAGCCTGCGCAGTCTGTGCCTGGATCTGGCCGGGAAGAAAACCGACCTGATCATCTCCGCCACGCTGTTCGAGCGCATCGTCGGCATGGCGATGAAATACCGCCCGGCGCGGGTCGGCAGCTTTGCGCAGAACATTCATGAATTTCAGAGCCTGCGCGACTTCCTCGCCTCGCTGACCCTGACCAGCCTGATCGATCTGCCGTTCACCATCCTGATTTTCATCGTCATCGCCATTCTCGGCGGGCATCTGGTATGGATTCCGGTGCTGGCATTCCCGATTGCGCTGCTGATCGGCTACGCCTTGCAGAAGCCGCTGATCGCGACCATGGAGCGCACCATGGCGCTGGGCGCCGAGCGTCAGTCGAGCCTGATCGAGACACTCGCGGGTCTGGACGCGGTCAAGGTCAACAACGCCGAAAGCGAGCGCCAGTATCAGTGGGAGCAGACCATCGGCACCCTCAGTCGTCTCGAGCTGCGAGTGAAAATGCTCTCCGGTCTGGCGATGAACATCACCTTGCTGATCCAGCAACTGGCCGGGGTGATCATGATCGTATTCGGCGTGTACCAGATCATCGCCGGTAACCTGAGCATGGGCGGGCTGATTGCCTGCTATATGCTCAGTGGCCGCGCGCTGAGCCCACTGGCGTCGCTGTCCGGTCTGCTCACGCGCTATCAGCAGGCGCGGGTGACCATGACCTCCGTCGACCAGATGATGGAGCTGCCGCAGGAGCGCAATTTCGAAGAGCGCCCGCTGAGCCGCAAGGTTCTGCAGGGTGCGATCGAATGCCGTCAGCTCAGCTTCACCTACCCGGATCAACAGAACCCGGCGCTGAAGAACATCAACCTGGTGATCCGTCCCGGCGAGAAGATCGGCATCATCGGCCGCAGCGGCTCGGGCAAAAGCTCGCTGGCCAAATTGCTGGTCGGTCTGTACCAACCGGACGACGGTGCGTTGCTGGTTGACGGGGTGGACATCCGCCAGATCGACGTCAGCGAACTGCGCTACAACATCGGTTACGTGCCACAGGACATTCAACTGCTGTCCGGCACCCTGCGCGACAATCTGGTGTCCGGCGCGCGTTACGTCGAAGACGAGCTTGTCCTGCAGGCGGCCGAACTGGCCGGCGTCCACGAATTCGCTCGTCTGCACCCGCAGGGCTATGAGCTGCAAGTCGGCGAACGCGGACAGAACCTCTCTGGCGGCCAGCGGCAGAACGTCGCCCTGGCCCGTGCGCTGTTGCTCAATCCGCCGATTCTGCTCATGGATGAGCCGACCAGTGCGATGGACAACACCGGCGAAGAACGCCTCAAGCAACGCCTCGCGGCGGTGGTCGAAAACAAGACCGTGGTGCTGGTCACGCACCGGGCATCGCTGTTGTCGCTGGTCGATCGCCTGCTGGTGATCGATCGCGGACAGATTCTCGCCGACGGCCCGAAAGCCGCCGTGATGGAAGCGTTGAAGAAGGGGCAGATCAGTGTTGCTTAA